In Salinibacterium sp. dk2585, a single window of DNA contains:
- a CDS encoding branched-chain amino acid ABC transporter permease, giving the protein MSSRTTLIVGLVGLVAVIGLTFVLDPYRNYQLATIAAYLCVVAGLTMLTGVNGQLSLGHAALAACGAYCYAFTANGLAEQEVTGPVLLILPILAAVVGAAVLGLVVGLAAARLHGPYLAGVTLALVIALPAITSRFSDVFNGDQGLYISVERRPEFLAGRGGTEMFQAWVAIACAALVVILLRNLMKGNFGRQMRAVRDNEVAAAIAGVNVARTKVIAFTVSSAAAGVGGAVLAFMTQSANPGAFSLVFSLFLLMAAVIGGIGTLYGALWGSILLVVLPDAIGSLTKSLSLSPEVAQRLDGNLAVGLFGAIMVLVVIVAPLGIQGLLRKGRLKMQSRGTPQSVPVPK; this is encoded by the coding sequence ATGAGCAGTCGCACCACACTCATCGTCGGCCTTGTGGGCCTCGTCGCGGTCATCGGTCTCACTTTCGTGCTCGACCCGTACCGCAACTACCAACTCGCGACTATCGCCGCGTACCTCTGCGTCGTCGCCGGCCTCACGATGCTCACGGGCGTCAACGGGCAGCTCTCGCTCGGCCACGCGGCGCTCGCGGCCTGCGGCGCGTACTGCTACGCCTTCACCGCCAACGGGCTCGCGGAGCAGGAGGTCACCGGCCCCGTGCTGCTCATCCTGCCGATCCTCGCGGCCGTCGTCGGCGCCGCAGTGCTCGGCCTCGTCGTGGGACTCGCGGCGGCGCGACTGCACGGTCCCTACCTCGCCGGTGTGACCCTGGCGCTCGTGATCGCCCTTCCCGCAATCACGAGCCGCTTCTCCGACGTCTTCAACGGCGACCAGGGCCTCTACATCTCGGTCGAGCGCAGACCCGAGTTCCTCGCGGGTCGAGGAGGCACCGAGATGTTCCAGGCCTGGGTCGCGATCGCGTGTGCTGCGCTCGTCGTGATCCTGCTGCGCAACCTCATGAAGGGCAACTTCGGTCGCCAGATGCGTGCGGTCAGAGACAACGAGGTCGCCGCCGCGATCGCCGGTGTCAACGTCGCGCGCACCAAGGTGATCGCGTTCACGGTCAGCTCGGCGGCAGCCGGCGTCGGCGGCGCAGTCCTCGCCTTCATGACCCAGAGCGCCAACCCCGGGGCCTTCAGCCTCGTCTTCTCCCTCTTCCTGCTGATGGCCGCAGTCATCGGTGGGATCGGCACCCTCTACGGCGCGCTCTGGGGGTCCATCCTCCTTGTCGTGCTGCCGGATGCCATCGGCTCCCTTACCAAGAGCCTGTCCCTGTCGCCCGAGGTCGCACAGCGCCTCGACGGCAACCTCGCGGTCGGACTGTTCGGCGCCATCATGGTGCTCGTCGTGATCGTCGCTCCCCTCGGCATCCAGGGCCTCCTCCGCAAGGGCAGGCTCAAGATGCAGTCCCGAGGAACTCCGCAATCAGTTCCTGTCCCGAAATAA
- the galK gene encoding galactokinase, whose protein sequence is MSDIRDDAREGFAETFGHEASGVWSAPGRVNLIGEHTDYNEGFVLPLAINRRTVVALGLREDGILRVASAFADEVAEIALAELAPERLEGWAAYPLGVAWALGQHGADLAAVPGVDLFIDSDVPVGAGLSSSAAIESSVALALNDVWQLGFDRRTLARVGQLAENEAVGAPTGIMDQSAALLGETDSAVFLDCRSLHAEIVDLGFDRAGLALVIIDTGVSHSHATGGYRDRRESCERGARMLGVEHLRDLSVNDLERARTTLDDETFRRVRHVVTENQRVLDTVRLLREQGPTAIGELLDASHASMRDDFEISVPELDLAVEVANANGALGARMTGGGFGGAAIALAPLDAVSRIQVGIDGAFAEHGFGQPEMFVVAASHGAMRE, encoded by the coding sequence ATGAGCGACATCAGAGATGATGCACGCGAGGGCTTTGCCGAGACCTTCGGCCACGAGGCGTCCGGGGTCTGGTCCGCGCCCGGGCGCGTGAACCTCATCGGCGAGCACACCGACTACAACGAGGGTTTCGTGCTGCCCCTCGCGATCAACCGCCGCACGGTCGTCGCACTCGGGCTGCGGGAGGACGGCATCCTGCGCGTCGCGAGCGCCTTTGCGGACGAGGTCGCCGAGATCGCCCTCGCCGAGCTCGCTCCCGAACGGCTCGAGGGCTGGGCCGCCTACCCGCTCGGCGTCGCGTGGGCTCTCGGCCAGCACGGTGCCGACCTCGCCGCCGTGCCCGGGGTCGACCTCTTCATCGACTCCGACGTTCCCGTCGGTGCCGGCCTTTCCTCCTCCGCCGCGATCGAGAGCTCGGTCGCCCTCGCCCTCAACGACGTGTGGCAGCTCGGCTTCGACCGCCGCACCCTCGCACGTGTCGGCCAGCTCGCCGAGAATGAGGCGGTCGGCGCCCCCACGGGCATCATGGACCAGTCGGCAGCGCTCCTCGGCGAGACCGACTCCGCCGTCTTCCTCGACTGCCGCAGCCTGCACGCCGAGATCGTCGACCTCGGCTTCGACCGGGCGGGCCTCGCCCTCGTCATCATTGACACGGGCGTGTCGCACTCTCACGCGACAGGTGGCTACCGCGATCGTCGCGAGTCCTGCGAGCGCGGGGCACGGATGCTCGGGGTCGAGCACCTGCGCGACCTCAGCGTCAACGACCTGGAGCGGGCGCGCACGACCCTCGACGACGAGACCTTCCGCCGAGTGCGCCACGTCGTGACCGAGAACCAGCGCGTGCTCGACACCGTGCGGCTGCTGCGGGAGCAGGGCCCCACCGCGATCGGCGAGCTGCTGGATGCCTCGCACGCCTCCATGCGCGACGACTTCGAGATCTCCGTGCCGGAACTCGACCTCGCGGTCGAGGTCGCGAACGCCAACGGCGCCCTCGGCGCCCGGATGACGGGTGGCGGCTTCGGCGGGGCGGCGATCGCGCTCGCTCCCCTCGACGCCGTCTCGCGCATCCAGGTGGGTATCGACGGTGCCTTCGCTGAGCACGGCTTCGGCCAGCCGGAGATGTTCGTCGTGGCTGCCTCACATGGAGCGATGAGAGAGTAG
- the galT gene encoding galactose-1-phosphate uridylyltransferase, translating to MTQITKTVTTLADGRELVYYDDADTTLSGERAVDARTLDPRPATATMRQDVLTGDWISVAAARQNRVFLPPAHQDPLAPATPENPSEIPSNYDVAVFENRSPSFGPEVGDADVAGLGFERTAPSYGRCEVVCFSPEHEGSFGTQTPSRARTVIEAWADRTAALSAMPGIRQVFPFENRGREIGVTLPHPHGQIYAYPYVTPRTQRLLASIDELGPDLFERLLDRERSSTRVLLSGEHWTAFVPFAARWPIEVHMLPHRHVPDFAGTNDEERDELSHLYLELLRGIDAVYDTPTPYIAAWHQAPVGLARDSVRLSLQLTSPRRAADKLKFLAGSEAAMGAWVGDVPPERSAELVREGIERARATKGTA from the coding sequence ATGACCCAGATCACGAAGACCGTCACGACCCTCGCCGACGGCCGCGAACTCGTCTACTACGACGACGCCGACACGACCCTCAGCGGCGAGCGGGCGGTCGACGCGCGCACGCTCGACCCGCGACCCGCCACGGCGACAATGCGGCAAGACGTGCTGACGGGCGACTGGATCTCAGTCGCCGCCGCACGGCAGAACCGCGTCTTCCTCCCGCCAGCGCACCAGGACCCACTCGCACCGGCCACCCCCGAGAACCCCAGCGAGATCCCCTCGAACTACGACGTCGCCGTCTTCGAGAACCGCTCCCCCTCCTTCGGCCCCGAGGTCGGCGATGCGGATGTCGCAGGGCTCGGCTTCGAGCGCACGGCGCCGTCCTACGGCCGCTGCGAGGTCGTCTGCTTCAGCCCCGAGCACGAGGGCTCCTTCGGCACGCAGACCCCGTCGCGCGCCCGCACCGTGATCGAGGCGTGGGCCGACCGCACCGCCGCCCTGTCGGCCATGCCGGGCATCCGCCAGGTGTTTCCCTTCGAGAACCGCGGACGGGAGATCGGCGTCACGCTGCCCCACCCGCACGGGCAGATCTACGCCTACCCCTACGTGACACCGCGCACGCAGCGACTGCTCGCATCCATCGACGAGCTCGGGCCCGACCTCTTCGAGCGGCTGCTCGACCGCGAACGTTCCTCGACGCGCGTGCTGCTGAGCGGCGAACACTGGACGGCCTTCGTGCCCTTCGCCGCCCGCTGGCCCATCGAGGTGCACATGCTGCCCCACCGACATGTGCCCGACTTCGCCGGGACGAACGACGAGGAACGCGACGAACTCTCGCACCTCTACCTCGAACTGCTGCGCGGCATCGACGCCGTCTACGACACCCCGACCCCCTACATCGCCGCATGGCACCAGGCACCGGTCGGCCTCGCGCGCGACAGTGTGCGCCTGTCGCTCCAGCTCACCTCGCCGAGGCGCGCCGCCGACAAGCTCAAGTTCCTCGCCGGCTCCGAGGCCGCCATGGGAGCCTGGGTCGGCGACGTGCCGCCCGAGCGCAGCGCCGAACTCGTGCGCGAGGGCATCGAACGGGCACGTGCCACGAAAGGAACCGCATGA
- a CDS encoding aminotransferase class I/II-fold pyridoxal phosphate-dependent enzyme, translating to MNIATRAMEIPPFHAIAFFQQATAIEAEGHHVVKLSLGEPDFGAPPAVRDAMRDAMDGRPLSYTPALGLPALRQAIAGFYRDKHGVEVDPARIAITTGASSALLLVAAATTNPGDEVITADPSYPANQELVRTFGGTIVSVPTTARSRYQLDAASVEAAWTDRTTAVMLASPSNPTGTSVPPTELAAICSYARERAAWRIVDEIYLDLADPAPDGTPARTVLASDPDAIAVGSFSKYFGMTGWRLGWVVLPEVLVEPVERLAMHYFLSASAPAQQAALAAFTPESLAISEERRVELAARRSIVLDGLAQIGLPVPVAPDGAFYAYFDVTSTGLDAWTFCERVLREAHVALTPGRDFATATANSHVRLSYAASRAELAEGIARIGAFLETLRAEQ from the coding sequence ATGAACATCGCCACGCGCGCCATGGAGATCCCTCCGTTCCATGCCATCGCCTTCTTCCAGCAGGCGACGGCGATCGAGGCCGAGGGGCACCATGTCGTGAAGCTCTCACTCGGCGAGCCCGACTTCGGGGCGCCACCGGCCGTGAGGGACGCCATGCGGGACGCCATGGATGGCCGCCCGCTCTCCTATACGCCGGCCCTCGGCCTGCCCGCGCTACGCCAGGCGATCGCGGGTTTCTACCGCGACAAGCATGGTGTCGAGGTCGACCCGGCGCGCATCGCGATCACGACCGGTGCCTCCTCCGCGCTGCTGCTCGTCGCGGCCGCGACCACCAACCCCGGCGACGAGGTCATCACCGCCGACCCCTCGTATCCCGCCAACCAGGAACTCGTGCGCACCTTCGGCGGCACGATCGTGTCCGTGCCGACCACCGCGCGGTCCCGCTATCAGCTCGATGCGGCATCCGTGGAGGCGGCGTGGACCGACCGCACGACCGCCGTCATGCTTGCGAGCCCCTCGAACCCCACCGGCACCTCGGTGCCTCCTACCGAGCTTGCCGCGATCTGCTCCTATGCCCGCGAGCGGGCTGCCTGGCGGATCGTCGACGAGATCTACCTCGACCTCGCCGACCCCGCGCCCGATGGCACCCCGGCCCGCACCGTGCTGGCAAGCGATCCCGACGCGATCGCGGTCGGGAGCTTCTCCAAGTACTTCGGCATGACCGGATGGCGTCTCGGCTGGGTCGTGCTGCCCGAGGTGCTCGTCGAGCCGGTCGAGCGGCTCGCGATGCATTACTTCCTCAGCGCCTCCGCTCCCGCGCAGCAGGCCGCCCTCGCGGCGTTCACACCCGAGTCCCTCGCGATCAGCGAAGAACGTCGTGTCGAGCTGGCGGCGCGGCGCAGCATCGTGCTCGATGGCCTCGCGCAGATCGGGCTCCCCGTGCCCGTCGCTCCCGACGGCGCCTTCTACGCCTACTTCGACGTCACCTCGACCGGGTTGGATGCCTGGACGTTCTGCGAGCGCGTGCTGCGCGAAGCCCACGTGGCACTCACGCCCGGGCGGGACTTCGCCACGGCGACCGCCAACAGCCACGTGCGGCTCTCGTACGCGGCATCCCGGGCAGAACTGGCTGAGGGCATCGCACGCATCGGGGCGTTCCTGGAGACGCTGCGCGCGGAGCAGTAG
- a CDS encoding branched-chain amino acid ABC transporter permease, with product MELERFLFLTVDGLARGAVLAVFALSLVLIWRAARIVNFSQGAIAMAATYLAFVVTSATGNYWLGLVAALLGGAAIGFVVERGVMRYVSSVNPLNSVIAALGVLLVIQAIIGMLFGNGYHPMKLPFSQSPLPWLSGLSISAYDLFVFACVGFVVIGLAVLFGKTNVGLRMRAAAFSPELARLLGVRSNRMITLGWMLASALSALAALLVIPTELGLNPHSTDAVFVYAFTIAVVGGLDSAPGAVIGGLVVGVLLSWVSGYLGATLSPVAVLVLLLAVLLIKPGGIFSVTKERTA from the coding sequence ATGGAACTGGAACGCTTCTTATTCCTCACGGTCGACGGGCTCGCCCGTGGTGCCGTCCTGGCGGTATTCGCCCTCTCGCTCGTGCTCATCTGGCGTGCGGCGCGCATCGTCAACTTCTCGCAGGGCGCCATCGCGATGGCGGCGACGTATCTCGCCTTCGTCGTGACCTCAGCGACAGGCAACTACTGGCTCGGCCTGGTGGCCGCCCTTCTGGGGGGAGCGGCAATCGGGTTCGTCGTGGAGCGTGGTGTCATGCGCTACGTCAGCTCGGTCAATCCGCTCAACTCGGTGATCGCTGCGCTCGGAGTGCTGCTCGTCATCCAGGCAATCATCGGCATGCTGTTCGGCAACGGCTACCACCCGATGAAGCTTCCCTTCAGCCAGAGCCCGCTGCCGTGGCTCTCGGGGCTGTCGATCTCGGCCTATGACCTCTTCGTGTTCGCCTGTGTCGGCTTCGTCGTCATCGGCCTGGCCGTGCTCTTCGGCAAGACCAATGTGGGGCTCCGGATGCGCGCTGCCGCGTTCTCGCCCGAGCTGGCGCGCCTCCTCGGGGTTCGCTCGAACCGCATGATCACCCTCGGGTGGATGCTCGCCTCGGCGCTCAGCGCCCTGGCGGCGCTCCTCGTGATCCCGACGGAGCTGGGGCTCAACCCACACTCCACTGATGCCGTGTTCGTCTACGCGTTCACGATCGCGGTGGTCGGCGGCCTCGACTCCGCCCCCGGAGCGGTCATCGGCGGCCTCGTGGTGGGCGTGCTGCTCAGCTGGGTGAGCGGATACCTGGGCGCGACGCTCTCTCCCGTCGCTGTGCTCGTGCTCCTCCTGGCCGTGCTCCTCATCAAGCCCGGCGGAATCTTCTCAGTCACCAAGGAGCGCACAGCATGA
- a CDS encoding ABC transporter substrate-binding protein, translating to MTLKRNRAFAVVGAASVLALAACSSPGGGGGDAQDVPGVTEDKIVIGTHQPLTGPAAAGFSSISAATSAYFDYINDNGGINGREIEFIVKDDGYNPANTQTVVRDLVLQEEVFAILGGLGTPTHSAVIDFLNENEVPDLFVSGGSPMWDQPEKYPWTFGYNSEYIAEAAILAQYAQQEMPDGTYCMFGQDDDFGDDFEKGALEILGADGLAASERYSVANQDVTAQISALKAANCDVVFLASINGFTALAVGTAAQLGFFPQWMATSAGGDYGTLEKDYLQENAPLLLENFISTFYLSLETNQDDPWVEHFQMVQDEYNGGGEIGGNDIFGMNMAYMFAEALAAAGENPTRESIVEAIESGAVKGSGLVPLGYSPEDHTGNTGVQLSQVKSGVQAYFGAPYVYENGEVTEYTGGQVPFENGIPGSN from the coding sequence ATGACTCTCAAAAGGAATCGCGCATTCGCGGTCGTGGGTGCCGCATCTGTGCTCGCACTCGCGGCGTGCTCCTCGCCCGGAGGCGGCGGAGGCGACGCCCAGGACGTGCCCGGTGTAACTGAAGACAAGATCGTCATCGGCACGCACCAGCCGCTCACGGGCCCGGCCGCAGCCGGCTTCTCGTCGATCTCAGCCGCGACGAGCGCGTACTTCGACTACATCAACGACAACGGCGGCATCAACGGTCGTGAGATCGAGTTCATCGTCAAGGACGATGGCTACAACCCCGCCAACACGCAGACCGTCGTGCGTGACCTCGTGCTGCAGGAGGAGGTCTTCGCGATCCTCGGTGGCCTCGGCACCCCGACGCACAGCGCCGTCATCGACTTCCTCAACGAGAACGAGGTCCCCGACCTCTTCGTCTCGGGCGGGTCGCCGATGTGGGACCAGCCGGAGAAGTACCCGTGGACCTTCGGCTACAACTCGGAGTACATCGCTGAGGCCGCCATCCTCGCGCAATACGCACAGCAGGAGATGCCCGACGGCACCTACTGCATGTTCGGCCAGGACGACGACTTCGGTGACGACTTCGAGAAGGGCGCACTCGAGATCCTTGGCGCCGACGGCCTCGCCGCGAGCGAACGCTACTCGGTCGCCAATCAGGACGTGACGGCACAGATCAGCGCCCTCAAGGCCGCGAACTGCGACGTCGTGTTCCTCGCCAGCATCAACGGCTTCACGGCACTCGCCGTGGGAACGGCCGCGCAGCTCGGCTTCTTCCCGCAGTGGATGGCGACCTCGGCCGGTGGTGACTACGGCACGCTCGAGAAGGACTACCTGCAGGAGAACGCACCCCTGCTGCTGGAGAACTTCATCAGCACGTTCTACCTCTCGCTCGAGACCAACCAGGACGACCCGTGGGTCGAGCACTTCCAGATGGTGCAGGACGAGTACAACGGCGGCGGCGAGATCGGCGGCAACGACATCTTCGGCATGAACATGGCCTACATGTTCGCTGAGGCTCTCGCGGCTGCTGGCGAGAACCCCACGCGTGAGTCGATCGTCGAGGCGATCGAGTCGGGCGCGGTCAAGGGCTCGGGCCTCGTGCCCCTCGGCTACTCGCCCGAGGACCACACCGGTAACACCGGCGTGCAGCTCAGCCAGGTGAAGAGCGGCGTGCAGGCGTACTTCGGCGCGCCCTACGTCTACGAGAACGGCGAGGTCACGGAATACACCGGCGGCCAGGTTCCGTTTGAGAACGGCATCCCCGGCTCCAACTAA
- a CDS encoding VIT1/CCC1 family protein: MSAKVPGEPQHPQPSRSQIRRWRRYLADERAEAAVYRDLAGRREGEEREILLALAEAEARHEKHWITLLGDEVGPPRRGALRTRTLGWLARRFGSVFVLALAQRAEARSPYESDADATAAMAADERIHGEVVRGLAARGRARISGSFRAAVFGANDGLVSNLALVMGIGATGVAPSIILATGIAGLFAGALSMAAGEYVSVRSQRELLAASDPDPRAQRVLPDLDVDANELALVYRARGMDPVEADARARKTIATLRSSDASGEVTVPAAHEEVGSATGAALSSFCFFATGALLPVLPYLVGLEGMLAVVVAAAIVGVALLVTGGVVGVLSGGPPHWRALRQLAIGFGAAAVTYALGLAFGTTVV, encoded by the coding sequence ATGTCGGCTAAAGTGCCCGGGGAGCCGCAGCATCCGCAGCCGAGTCGCTCCCAGATTCGTCGATGGCGCCGCTATCTCGCGGATGAGCGGGCCGAGGCGGCCGTCTACCGTGACCTCGCGGGGCGGCGTGAGGGCGAGGAGCGGGAGATCCTGCTCGCGCTCGCCGAGGCGGAGGCGCGGCACGAGAAGCACTGGATCACCCTGCTCGGCGACGAGGTGGGGCCGCCGCGGCGGGGTGCCCTGCGCACGCGCACCCTCGGCTGGCTCGCGCGGCGCTTCGGCTCGGTCTTCGTGCTCGCGCTGGCACAGCGTGCCGAGGCGCGTTCGCCGTATGAATCGGATGCCGACGCGACCGCCGCGATGGCCGCCGACGAACGCATCCACGGCGAGGTGGTGCGCGGTCTCGCGGCGCGGGGACGTGCCCGCATCTCGGGGTCGTTCCGGGCCGCCGTCTTCGGTGCCAACGATGGGCTCGTGAGCAACCTGGCGCTCGTCATGGGGATCGGGGCGACGGGTGTGGCCCCGTCGATCATCCTCGCGACGGGCATTGCGGGCCTCTTCGCGGGCGCCCTCTCGATGGCGGCGGGAGAGTATGTGTCGGTGCGGTCGCAGCGTGAGCTGCTCGCGGCATCCGACCCCGACCCGCGCGCGCAGCGGGTGCTGCCCGACCTCGATGTCGACGCCAACGAACTCGCGCTCGTCTACCGCGCGCGTGGCATGGATCCGGTCGAGGCGGATGCCCGGGCCCGCAAGACCATCGCGACCCTCCGCAGCAGTGACGCCTCCGGCGAGGTGACGGTGCCCGCCGCGCATGAGGAGGTCGGCTCGGCAACCGGGGCCGCCCTCTCGAGCTTCTGCTTCTTCGCGACGGGTGCGCTGCTGCCCGTGCTGCCCTACCTCGTCGGCCTCGAAGGCATGCTGGCGGTCGTCGTCGCCGCCGCCATCGTGGGCGTGGCGCTGCTCGTGACGGGCGGCGTGGTCGGCGTGCTGTCTGGCGGGCCGCCGCACTGGCGGGCGCTGCGGCAACTTGCGATCGGCTTCGGTGCCGCCGCCGTCACCTACGCGCTCGGCCTCGCATTCGGCACCACCGTCGTCTGA
- a CDS encoding ABC transporter ATP-binding protein — MSDLLTLNGVSAGYGPVSVLHGIELAVPERSITAVVGANGAGKTTLLRTVMGQIRPSAGSIRIGGTDLSKVKVEDMVRNGLALVPEGRGVITELTVDENLRLGGLWRGNSAESSRTLAEVYELFEPLQNRRKSAGHQLSGGERQMLAIGRALMAKPKLLLLDEPSLGLAPRITAQILQLLGRLRDETGLTVLLIEQNVRSALSVADHGVVLNLGRVVAARPAAELAADTDLRHTYLGF; from the coding sequence GTGAGCGACCTTCTTACCCTCAACGGCGTCAGCGCGGGCTACGGCCCCGTCTCCGTGCTGCACGGCATCGAACTCGCCGTGCCGGAACGCAGCATCACCGCGGTCGTCGGCGCCAATGGCGCGGGCAAGACCACCCTTCTCCGCACTGTCATGGGGCAGATCCGGCCCAGCGCCGGAAGCATCCGGATCGGCGGTACAGACCTCAGCAAGGTCAAGGTCGAGGACATGGTGCGCAACGGACTCGCACTCGTGCCGGAGGGCCGCGGTGTCATCACCGAGCTCACGGTCGACGAGAACCTTCGCCTCGGAGGGCTCTGGCGCGGCAACTCGGCCGAGTCGTCCCGCACCCTCGCCGAGGTGTACGAGCTCTTCGAGCCGCTGCAGAACCGCCGCAAGTCGGCGGGGCACCAGCTTTCCGGGGGTGAGCGCCAGATGCTTGCCATCGGCCGCGCACTCATGGCCAAGCCGAAGCTCCTGTTGCTCGACGAGCCTTCGCTCGGGCTCGCGCCCCGCATTACCGCCCAGATCCTGCAGCTCCTCGGTCGCCTCCGTGATGAGACCGGCCTCACCGTGCTGCTGATCGAACAGAACGTGCGCAGTGCGCTCTCCGTGGCTGACCACGGCGTCGTTCTCAACCTGGGCCGCGTCGTCGCCGCCCGGCCCGCTGCGGAACTCGCAGCCGACACCGACCTCCGACACACCTACTTGGGATTCTGA
- a CDS encoding aldose 1-epimerase family protein: MRAHTGEQFELSFSNGGHTGRAIITELAAALRVLEVDGVALTEPFAEDTLPPFGCGIVLAPWPNRVRDGRWQLDGETQQLDITEPARGNAIHGLLRNAPYTVVERTDAAITLAATVFPQHGYPFMVDTSVRYELVDGGLRVTHSAANRSAAAAPVAFGVHPFFRLGDVPVEELTLTIDAGSRVGVDDRLNPSGDVAVPGTDFDLSSGRAIGQLSLDDAFGDLTERDGRISHSLAAPDGRALHIWQEQDWRWVQVFTTREFPKADGMGLAVAIEPMTAPPDAFNSGLGVRWLAPDEVWSTSWGIDYVG; this comes from the coding sequence ATGCGTGCGCACACGGGAGAACAGTTCGAACTGTCGTTCTCAAACGGCGGCCACACCGGCCGGGCCATCATAACGGAGCTAGCTGCAGCGCTTCGGGTGTTGGAGGTCGACGGGGTCGCCCTCACGGAACCCTTCGCAGAAGACACCTTGCCGCCCTTCGGCTGCGGCATCGTGCTGGCGCCGTGGCCGAACCGCGTGCGCGACGGCCGCTGGCAGCTCGACGGCGAGACCCAGCAGCTCGACATCACCGAGCCGGCACGCGGCAACGCCATCCACGGCCTCCTCCGCAACGCGCCATACACGGTCGTGGAGCGCACGGATGCCGCGATCACCCTCGCTGCCACCGTGTTCCCGCAACACGGCTACCCGTTCATGGTCGACACGAGCGTGCGCTACGAGCTCGTCGATGGCGGGCTGCGGGTCACCCACAGTGCCGCCAACCGCTCGGCCGCCGCCGCGCCGGTCGCCTTCGGCGTGCATCCCTTCTTCCGCCTCGGTGACGTGCCCGTAGAGGAGCTCACGCTCACGATCGACGCGGGTTCCCGGGTCGGGGTGGACGACCGACTGAACCCGAGCGGTGATGTCGCGGTGCCTGGCACGGACTTCGACCTGAGCAGCGGCCGCGCCATCGGCCAGCTCTCACTCGACGACGCCTTCGGTGACCTCACGGAACGCGACGGACGCATCAGCCACAGCCTCGCCGCCCCCGACGGTCGCGCCCTGCACATCTGGCAGGAGCAGGACTGGCGCTGGGTGCAGGTGTTCACGACGCGCGAGTTCCCGAAGGCCGACGGCATGGGGCTCGCGGTTGCGATCGAGCCGATGACGGCACCGCCCGACGCCTTCAACAGCGGGCTCGGAGTGCGCTGGCTCGCCCCCGACGAGGTCTGGTCGACCTCGTGGGGCATCGACTATGTCGGCTAA
- a CDS encoding phosphoribosylanthranilate isomerase translates to MFVKICGLSERVHVYDAIEAGADAVGLVLTPSPRFVTADAAKDLVAAAEERVLTVGVFRDETVDEIERLAEASGVSAIQVHGKRSRAEISKLGMIGRTLIRAVPFDDPSLEENFGEHMLLVDAPKPGSGEVWDYAAMSGLTLSDVGGRWILAGGLTPDNVASAIAAATPWGVDVSSGVETAPGVKSSELIRSFVSAAKA, encoded by the coding sequence ATGTTCGTCAAGATCTGCGGCCTCAGTGAACGCGTCCACGTCTACGACGCGATCGAAGCGGGCGCGGACGCCGTCGGCCTCGTGCTCACCCCGAGTCCACGCTTCGTCACGGCGGATGCCGCCAAGGACCTTGTCGCGGCCGCCGAGGAGCGCGTGCTCACGGTCGGCGTGTTCCGCGACGAGACGGTCGACGAGATCGAACGGCTCGCGGAGGCATCCGGTGTCTCGGCGATCCAGGTGCACGGCAAGCGCAGCCGCGCCGAGATCTCGAAGCTCGGGATGATCGGTCGCACACTCATCCGCGCCGTGCCGTTCGACGACCCGAGCCTCGAGGAGAACTTCGGGGAACACATGCTGCTCGTCGACGCGCCGAAGCCGGGCTCGGGCGAGGTCTGGGACTATGCGGCCATGTCGGGCCTGACGCTGTCGGATGTCGGCGGTCGATGGATTCTCGCCGGTGGCCTGACACCCGACAACGTGGCCTCCGCGATTGCGGCCGCAACCCCCTGGGGCGTCGATGTGTCGAGCGGCGTTGAGACCGCGCCGGGCGTCAAGTCGAGCGAGCTCATCAGGAGCTTCGTCTCCGCGGCCAAGGCCTAG